The Candidatus Marinimicrobia bacterium CG08_land_8_20_14_0_20_45_22 region ATTTTGCCTTGTTTCAGAATTATCCAAACCCGTTTAATCCTATGACAACCATTGTCTATTCAATTGCGGTCGAGAGTGTTGTAAAACTGCAGATTTATGACTTGCTTGGCAGGGAGGTAAAAACACTGGTAAACCAAAGGATGCCATCTGGTAAGCATATTGTTAATTTCAACGCCAAGGAATTGAAGTCAGGGATTTACTTTTATAAAATCAAAGCTGGCGATTTTGAACAGATGAAAAGGATGATACTGATTAAATAGCCCGAATTTGACTCACAAAAGATTGTCGAATTAAACATCGTTTCTCTGAAAAATTAATAGTAGGGTAAATCGGACCATATTTCAAACCCCAAATTTATACCTTTGGATCAATGTGCTTTTATTTTGATTTCGTAACGACTATATTTTCGGCAATTGTTTTGGTTTTTCTCGTTGTTAGATATTCATGATCAGTCAATCAGGAGGAATGAAGAATGTTTAAAAACCACCCCAAAGGTTTAGCGGTTGCTTTCTTTGCCAACATGGGCGAGCGCTTCGGCTTTTATACGATGATGGCAATTCTGGTGTTGTTTCTTCAGTCCAAATATGGTCTGGACGAAAATACTGCCGGAAGTATTTACAGCTGGTTTTACTTTGCCATCTACGCCCTAGCGTTGTTTGGAGGCATTATCGCTGATTCTACCAAGAAATACAAAACGGTGATACTGTTCGGACAGATCGTTATGTTTGCCGGTTATCTGTTAATTGCAATCCCCGATTTGTCGCTTACCGTGACACTCATCGGCCTGTTCACCATCGCTTTCGGTAATGGTCTGTTCAAAGGCAATCTGCAAGCCGTAGTCGGACAAATGTATGATAATGAAAAATATTCCAAAGTCCGCGATTCGGCCTATATGCTGTTCTACATGGGAATCAATGTTGGCGCTTTCTTTGCCCCTTTCGCGGCGACCGGTATCAGAAACTGGTGGCTGAAGTCCAACAATTTACTACATGACGGTAGTTTGCCGGCCATTTGTCACCAGTTTATTAATGGTACTTTGAAAGATTCCGGTGAGTTGCAAACCATGGCAAACAGGGTAAGTCTGAGCGGTCCTGTGACAGATCTTTCTGCCTTTGCTCATAACTATCTCGAGGTATTCTCCACGGGGTACAATTTTGCTTTTGGGATCGCCGCCATTGCGATGATCATCTCACTGGTGGTTTATATCATCTTTAACCGATATTTACCCAGTAAAGAAAAGGCCACGGCCGGAAGCGATTCAAAAGTTTCGTTGGCAGGTAAACCGCTGGCGATAATTAGTGCCCTTGTAGCTGGTGCAGTTGTGGCTTATCTGATCAGTTTGGTGAAAGACATCGCTACTGGCGCCGCGATCGGGCTGTTCGTTACCTTCGTGACCTGGATTTTACTGATCTCAAAAAAAGAAGAAAAATCGCGGGTCATGGTGCTCTTGTTGGTGTTCTTTGTAGTCATATTTTTCTGGATGTCCTTCCATCAGAACGGACTGACGCTGACTTTCTTCGCCCGCGACTATACCGTCAAGACCGTCGATCCATATACCTATATGTTTTTCACACTGCCAAATATTTTGTCATTGATCGCCTTTTTAATCGGATTGGTTTTAATCTTGGGGCGAAAAAACGCCCGAAATGTGCGTTTTACGGGAGTGGGATTTTTAGTCGTCAGCGCCGCGGTTATTTATTATCTGTTCAAACAGGGAGAAGCGCAGAATCCAATCGCGCCGGAGATTTTCCAATCGTTCAATCCGCTTTTCATCGTTTCACTCACCTTCGTTGTGATGGGACTATTTTCCTGGCTGAATAAAAAAGGCAAGGAACCTTCCACTCCCCGCAAAATCAGCTATGGTATGGTGATCGCGGCGCTGGGATTCCTGGTACTTCTGATTGGCTCGCTGAACCTGGTTTCTCCTCACGAATTAAAACTCATTGATGAAACCGGTGCGATTAAGTTCAGTCAGGTTCCCGACTCATCGCGGATTATGCCCTACTGGCTGATTTCATCCTACCTAATTCTCACGATCGCGGAATTGTTTCTCAGTCCGATGGGACTCTCCTTTGTATCCAAGGTGGCTCCGGATCGTTTCCAGGGTCTCATGCAGGGCGGCTGGTTATTGGCTACCGCAGTCGGCAATAAACTGCTGTTCGTAGGCAGCACTTTCTGGGGTGTTCTCGAACTCTGGCAGTTGTGGTCGATTTTTGTCATCTCATGTCTGTTCTCGGCGGTTTTTATCTTTTCGATAATGAAGCGGTTAGAGCGTGTCACAAACTAATTGTTTCCATCGAACATGTCAGCCTCGCGGGAGTCGGTGATTTCTTCGAAGCTGGTCATGTTTAAGCAAATTTGATTGGGTTTGTCTGCCATTAATGGTTTGATTAGGATGAATCTGGTTGTCGGTAACCAGTGAATGGGTTGGCCGGAAAATGCCGACATTGACAAATCGTGCAGAAAATTAACGAAACATTTGACGCTTTTCCATGATGAGATGTGTCAAAGTGTACGGATTTTTAAAATGTAGTTAAGGATCAATCGATGAAGAAAAAGATATTAATCGGTATTGGTATTGTTTTGGTGGCATTATTGGGTTGGCGTTTAGTCAATTTGTTTTCCGGAGCCAACAAGCAGAAATTGGTCCGAATGGCGCGACTGCCGGTAGCCGTTGAGGTGGATAGCGTTCGATTTGCGCCCATCGTGGAAGTTCGGGAATTGACAGGAACAGTTTTTCCCGATTATCAATACGTTGTTTCACCCAAAGTTGCCGGTCGGTTAATTGAGATTCGAAAACGGATCGGCGACAAAGTCAAAGCAGGAGAAATCATTGCCCGAATCGACAATGCCGAATATCAGCAGGGCGTTTTGGAAGCGGAAGCTAATTTGCGCATTGCCGAATCTTCATTAAGCGAATCCCGCTCGAATTTTAATTTGGCAAAACAGGAAAAAGACCGCGTGGAGTCTCTTCAGATAAAAGGCATTGCATCGTCCAGCGAATTAGATGCCGCGGTGTCGAATTATTCCGCGCAGAAATCGCGTTTCGATTTGGCACGGGCTCAGGTGGAACAACGTCAAGCGGCATTAAAATCTGCCAAGATTCGTTTGAGTTACACAACGCTGATCGCTTCTCAGCCCGGTCTTATTGGTGAACGTTATATTGATGAGGGCGCACTCCTGTCGGCGAATTCTGCCGTTGTGTCGGTTGTTGGCATTGACCGCGTAATCGTTCGGACGACGGTGATCGAACGAGATTACGGAAAAATTAATTCCGGTCAATCGGCAAAAGTATCGGTAGATGCATTTCCAAATAAGGCGTTTTGGGGTAAAGTAACCCGCATTGCGCCTATGTTGCAAGAAGCCTCCCGCGTTGCCCAGATGGAAGTAGAAGTGGCTAACCAGACGCATGAACTAAAGCCTGGAATGTTTGCCCGCGTTGAGGTCATCACGGCGGAAAAAGCGAATACGCAAGTCGTGCCGAGTAAAGCATTAGTGACTTCCAACGGAGGAGTCGGTATTTTCGTGGTTCCAGAATCAACAACCGTTGCTCGATATTATTCCGTGACGACCGGAATCGTGACGTCGGAATACACGGAGATTGTTGCGCCGATTCTTACTGGGCGCGTCATTACATTGGGTCAGCATTTGCTTGAAGATGGCAGTTTGGTGATTCTTCCCCAAATGAAACCAATTGAAATATCAGCGCCTGATTCTTTGCAAATTGGGGAAAAATCGAAATGAATATCGCCGCCGGACCAATTAAACGACCTATTTTAACCACAATCATTTATCTTATTGTCATTACGCTCGGATTGGTGTCATTTAGCCGGTTATCCATCGATCTGATGCCGGAAATCAGTTATCCGACGATTACGGTCATCACGAGTTATGGAAATGTAGGACCGCAGGAAATGGAAGAATCCATCTCTCGCCCGATCGAGGAGGCGCTGGCGGCGGTGCAGGGCGTCGATGAAATTACCTCGACCTCCACCGAAGGACGAAGCGTCGTGCGGGTTTCATTCAACTGGGGGACAGATTTGGATGTCGCGGCGAACGATGTCCGCGACCGTATCGACCGAGTAATGAGTCGGCTTCCCGAAGATATTGATCGTCCGATGATCCGAAAGTTTGATGTGTCGGCTTTTCCGATCATGAATATTGGCGTTTCTGGTAGCCTAAGTCCGCTAGAGTTGCGGCGAATCGTCGAAGATCAAGTCAAATATCGGCTGGAAAAAGCACCGGGCGTTGCATCGGTCGATATTCGCGGTGGACTCTACCGGGAAATCCATGTTGACTTACATTCTGCAAAAATGAAGGCTCTGAACATTTCACCGGAATCTGTTCTGAACGCGCTGAAAAGTGAAAATCGGAACGTTCCCGCTGGTTTGTATGAGAAGGGAAATCTCGACGTGCTTGTCCGAACACAGGGTGAATATTCTAGTCTTGACGAAATCCGAAATACGGTGATTACCGCACGAAACGGTGTGCCGATTCAAATTCGCGATGTCGCCGATGTGATCGATTCATGGGAAGAAGTTTTACAAATGGTACGTATTGATGGCAAACCGGGGCTTCGTATTGCTGTCAACAAGCAGTCTGGCGCAAATACGGTAAAAGTCGCCGATGCGGTGAAACTGGAAATGGTACGCATTAACCGCGATATTCCACAGATTCGACTTATTCCGATAATGGACACCTCACAACGTACATTAAAAATTCGATCAGCAGTGTCGGCAATTCGGCGCTCATCGGCGGCATTTTAGCGGTTCTGATTCTTTTTCTGTTCTTGCGAAATGTCTCCAGTACGCTGATTATATCAACGGCGATTCCGATTTCAATTATTGCTACCTTCGGACTGATGTACTTCGGTGGATTCACGTTGAATACGATTACTTTCGGCGGGCTGGCGCTTGGGATTGGTATGCTCGTTGACTCTGCGATTGTCGTTCTCGAAAATATTTATCGCCACCGGGAGTCTGGCGCTTCATACCAACAGAGTGCGATGGATGGGGCGGTGGAAGTATGGTCGGCAATTCTTGCCAGTACGCTGACGACGATCGTTGTATTTCTTCCTGTCGTTTTTATTCGCGGCGTTTCCGGAATTATGTTTCAGCAAATGGCGTATGTTATCACTTTTTCTCTGCTGTGTTCGCTCATTGTTTCCGTGACGCTAATTCCAATGCTATCGTCGCGCTTTCTCAAATTTCAGAGATCGGAACATTATCAGGACGAAAATGCTCTGCATCGGCTCTATTCATGGAGTGAAGACGCTTTCCGGCGAGTGGAGCAAAATTACTCAAGGATACTTCGGTGGGCTCTCGGTCATAAACGAACAGTTCTGATCGTGACGTTGGGACTTTTCATTTTGGCGGTGATTCTGGTGCGGTTTATCGGCGTCGAGTTAATGCCGACTGCTGATGAAGGACAAGTTCAGGTCAGCCTGGAAATGGCCGTAGGAACCCGGTTGGAACTTATCGATCAAGCGACTAAAGCTGTCGAAGATGTTATTTCAAAGCAAGTACTAGAAGCCATATCCGTTTTATCAAATATTGGCGGTGGCGGCTATGGTTCTTCCGGAGGACACATGTCTGATATCCGGATTCAACTGGTTTCTCGTGATAAGCGGAAACGGAGTAGCGAACAAATAGCAAACGACCTGCGAAAATCGCTTATTGGACTACCGGGTGTCACGATTCGGACGAGAGCCGGCCAGGGACTCTTTATATTGAGAATGGGAACTTCTTCGGGAAATGTGGTCGATGTCGAAATCCGTGGATACGATCTGGAAACGGCACAGAAACTTGCACAAGGCGCCGATGAAGTTATTCGAAAAGTTCCAGGCGTCACCGATACCAAAATCAGCCGCGAGGAAGGAAGTCCGGAGCAGGTCATTCAGATCGATCGTGAGAAAGCGGCAGATTTAGGACTTGGTGTAACGCGAATTGGCGATGCGCTTCAAACGGCAGTCGGCGGGACGCAGGCATCTTATTATCGCGAAGGCGGAAAGCAGTACAAAATTCTTGTGCGCCTCAGCGAAGAGGACCGAAAAGATTTGGATGAATTGCTGGATTTGTCTGTTTTGAACAGTCGGGGTTATCCCGTTGCCTTGCGAAATGTTGCTACGGTGATTCATCAGGAAGGGCCGGTTTCTATTGAACGCAAGAACCAAGAACGAATCATCACCATCGGAACAAATTTCACCGGCAGAGATATGGGATCGGTCATTGGCGACATCCGTGAACAACTGCGCACTTTACCAATACCAAAAGACTTTCTGATCCAGTTTGGCGGCGATTACGAGGAACAGCAAAAAGCTTTCAAGGAATTGTTGGTTGGCATGGTGCTTGCCATTTTTCTGGTGTATATGGTTATGGCGGGGCAATTCGAGTCGTTTGTCGATCCGTTGGTCGTTCTCTTTTCGATTCCAATGGCAATCATTGGCGTTACACTGACGATGATTCTCACCAATACAATTTTTTCCATGCAGGCATTTATTGGTAGTATCATGCTCGCCGGAATCGTTGTCAACAATGCGATTCTTCTTGTCGATTATACGAATCAATTGCGCCGACAGGACGGGATGGATTTGACCGATGCTGTTCAGACGGCCGGAAGTCGTCGCCTGCGACCGATTTTGATGACAACGTTGACAACGGTTTTAGGTTTATTACCGCTATCGTTTGGTTTAGGTGAAGGCGGCGAAACACAGGCTCCGCTCGCTCGCGTCGTGATTGGCGGTTTACTTAGCTCGACGCTCATCACATTGGTACTGGTTCCGGTTATCTATTCTGTTTTCGAGCAACGGCTGAGAATCCGAAAGGAGCGCGGTTAGATGCGCTATAAAAATAAAAGAACGTTGCAACGAAAAATTCTCCTCTGTCTAATAATGGGAGGAATATCTGCGCTGGCGTCTGAACCGGAACTGGCAGATACACTGCGAATCGGTTTACAAGACGCGATTTTACTTGGGTTGAAAAACAATCCGACAGTGGCGGTTAAGCGACTGGAACCGAAAATCATGGAAACATACGTAAAAGAGCAAAAAGGTTTTTTTGATCCTGCGCTCGAAATTTCTGGAACACAAAGTCAAAATAAATCACAACGTCTGTTGGGAACGCGCCCGACACCCGTAGAACTTCA contains the following coding sequences:
- a CDS encoding MFS transporter, which translates into the protein MFKNHPKGLAVAFFANMGERFGFYTMMAILVLFLQSKYGLDENTAGSIYSWFYFAIYALALFGGIIADSTKKYKTVILFGQIVMFAGYLLIAIPDLSLTVTLIGLFTIAFGNGLFKGNLQAVVGQMYDNEKYSKVRDSAYMLFYMGINVGAFFAPFAATGIRNWWLKSNNLLHDGSLPAICHQFINGTLKDSGELQTMANRVSLSGPVTDLSAFAHNYLEVFSTGYNFAFGIAAIAMIISLVVYIIFNRYLPSKEKATAGSDSKVSLAGKPLAIISALVAGAVVAYLISLVKDIATGAAIGLFVTFVTWILLISKKEEKSRVMVLLLVFFVVIFFWMSFHQNGLTLTFFARDYTVKTVDPYTYMFFTLPNILSLIAFLIGLVLILGRKNARNVRFTGVGFLVVSAAVIYYLFKQGEAQNPIAPEIFQSFNPLFIVSLTFVVMGLFSWLNKKGKEPSTPRKISYGMVIAALGFLVLLIGSLNLVSPHELKLIDETGAIKFSQVPDSSRIMPYWLISSYLILTIAELFLSPMGLSFVSKVAPDRFQGLMQGGWLLATAVGNKLLFVGSTFWGVLELWQLWSIFVISCLFSAVFIFSIMKRLERVTN
- a CDS encoding efflux RND transporter periplasmic adaptor subunit, whose translation is MKKKILIGIGIVLVALLGWRLVNLFSGANKQKLVRMARLPVAVEVDSVRFAPIVEVRELTGTVFPDYQYVVSPKVAGRLIEIRKRIGDKVKAGEIIARIDNAEYQQGVLEAEANLRIAESSLSESRSNFNLAKQEKDRVESLQIKGIASSSELDAAVSNYSAQKSRFDLARAQVEQRQAALKSAKIRLSYTTLIASQPGLIGERYIDEGALLSANSAVVSVVGIDRVIVRTTVIERDYGKINSGQSAKVSVDAFPNKAFWGKVTRIAPMLQEASRVAQMEVEVANQTHELKPGMFARVEVITAEKANTQVVPSKALVTSNGGVGIFVVPESTTVARYYSVTTGIVTSEYTEIVAPILTGRVITLGQHLLEDGSLVILPQMKPIEISAPDSLQIGEKSK